The following proteins are encoded in a genomic region of Spirosoma sp. SC4-14:
- a CDS encoding S8 family serine peptidase, whose protein sequence is MGFDKCTAFRLTAKNKIGWLVVLFLLNHSISHGQSTHKYLVLLRDKANSPYSITRPEAFLSQRSILRRQKQHISITERDLPVNPSYISQLQQAGGKIWFPSRWLNAVMVEATDAVMATIQQLPFVKGLEFGRSLANFRVGADSTGKTVNKFEKAEGIQALNYGASAYQLSQIGVDQMHDQGYHGEGMLIGVLDAGFLNANKVSYLKPLFDDKRVLATYDFVQKETSVYEDDQHGVEVLSLLAATVDNQLYGTAYKASYILLRTEDAIPESRVEEANWLFGAEYADSAGVDIISSSLGYTTFDDASTNYTYQDMDGKTALCTRAAQIATETGMVVVVAAGNEGNDTWHYLTAPSDAASVLAIGAVTQAGVQTYFSSFGPSADGRIKPDLAARGQGNILGSPSGAITSGQGTSFATPLVAGLAAGFWQAHPYLTAQQVTESLRRSGNQYDKPDDKLGYGIPNFGRAATYSDVYSQLLFYPNPFSEANPLVVQWAELGTSASLDATLIDLTGRVIWHTNYPPGGIPNFVLPNLNLSAGMYLMTLISGNKKRTLKVVKQ, encoded by the coding sequence ATGGGATTCGACAAGTGTACCGCATTCAGGCTTACGGCAAAGAATAAGATTGGCTGGCTAGTGGTTCTGTTTCTTCTGAACCACAGCATCAGCCACGGTCAGTCAACCCACAAATATCTGGTACTGCTCCGCGATAAGGCCAATTCTCCGTATAGTATAACCCGACCGGAAGCTTTTCTGTCGCAGCGGTCGATCCTTCGGCGGCAAAAGCAACACATTTCGATTACCGAACGCGATTTACCGGTCAATCCATCCTACATCAGTCAGCTTCAACAGGCCGGAGGCAAAATCTGGTTCCCTTCCCGCTGGCTCAATGCGGTGATGGTTGAGGCTACGGATGCCGTCATGGCTACTATTCAGCAATTGCCGTTTGTAAAAGGGCTGGAATTTGGCCGTTCGCTGGCCAATTTCCGGGTAGGTGCCGACAGCACCGGTAAGACGGTGAATAAATTTGAAAAAGCCGAAGGCATTCAGGCTCTGAACTACGGGGCATCGGCTTACCAGCTTTCGCAGATCGGGGTCGACCAAATGCACGATCAGGGTTATCATGGCGAAGGAATGCTGATTGGCGTACTCGATGCCGGTTTTCTGAATGCAAATAAGGTTTCATACCTAAAACCACTCTTCGACGATAAGCGCGTATTGGCTACCTATGACTTTGTTCAAAAGGAAACCAGTGTCTATGAAGATGATCAGCATGGCGTAGAAGTACTTTCGTTACTGGCGGCTACGGTCGATAACCAGTTGTATGGAACGGCCTACAAAGCATCATACATCTTATTGCGAACAGAAGATGCCATCCCCGAAAGCCGGGTTGAAGAAGCAAACTGGCTCTTTGGGGCCGAATATGCCGATAGCGCCGGTGTCGATATAATCAGTTCGTCATTAGGTTATACAACCTTCGATGATGCCTCAACCAACTATACCTACCAGGACATGGATGGTAAAACGGCTTTGTGTACACGAGCTGCCCAGATTGCTACCGAAACAGGTATGGTTGTGGTCGTAGCGGCAGGCAACGAAGGAAATGACACCTGGCACTATCTGACGGCCCCTTCCGATGCGGCATCGGTTTTGGCCATCGGTGCCGTTACTCAGGCAGGTGTGCAGACATATTTTAGTTCCTTTGGACCGTCGGCCGATGGGCGGATCAAACCCGACCTGGCAGCACGTGGTCAGGGGAATATACTCGGAAGCCCATCGGGTGCTATAACCAGTGGTCAGGGAACCTCCTTTGCCACTCCGCTTGTAGCCGGTTTGGCGGCAGGTTTCTGGCAGGCTCATCCGTATCTGACCGCCCAGCAGGTTACTGAAAGCCTTCGCCGGTCGGGAAACCAGTACGACAAGCCCGATGACAAACTCGGCTATGGTATTCCCAACTTCGGGCGGGCAGCTACCTACTCCGACGTATATAGTCAATTGCTTTTTTATCCTAATCCATTTAGCGAAGCAAACCCGCTGGTCGTTCAATGGGCCGAGTTAGGAACCAGCGCATCACTCGATGCAACCCTTATTGACCTGACAGGTCGAGTTATCTGGCATACGAATTACCCTCCGGGTGGCATACCCAATTTTGTTCTTCCCAATCTCAACCTTTCCGCTGGTATGTATCTTATGACGCTGATTTCGGGCAATAAGAAGCGTACGTTAAAAGTGGTGAAGCAATAA
- a CDS encoding aldehyde dehydrogenase (NADP(+)) has translation MPTLDYQLTANFIGNEATTGEGDFFRAFAPASHEQLIDEFANVSSEQANRAVEKAATAFATYTRLHPNQRADFLDAIASEIESLGNLLIERAVLESGLPEGRLTGERGRTAGQLRMFASLLREGSWVDARINPALPNRQPLPRPDLRRMLIPLGPVVVFGASNFPLAFSVAGGDTASALAAGCPVVFKAHPSHPGTSSLVGQAITTAAQKTGMPDGVFSLVHADNSVAQELVAHPSIKAVGFTGSRAGGLAIQRIAQERPEPIPVYAEMSAVNPLVVLPGAIQENAVKVAEGLAASITLGVGQFCTNPGLVFLLDSPQTELFLETVAEKIRASSPATMLNAGICHNYQKGVQQNRVVPGVHVLAESDIDAESIRTEGRPTVLTTTAPQFLSTPTLSDEIFGPTSLITVCATEAELADCLNTLEGQLTATLYATPAELTESAVDWVSLLQSKAGRVLFGGYPTGVEVCEAMTHGGPYPATTDGGRSTSVGTGAILRFVRPFTYQSFPDQLLPLALQNDNPLGIWRNVDGKLTK, from the coding sequence ATGCCAACATTGGACTATCAACTTACCGCCAATTTCATTGGTAACGAAGCAACTACCGGCGAAGGTGACTTTTTCCGGGCTTTTGCACCAGCCAGCCACGAGCAGCTTATCGACGAATTCGCGAATGTGTCGAGCGAGCAGGCAAACCGGGCCGTAGAGAAAGCGGCCACGGCCTTTGCTACCTATACGCGACTACATCCAAATCAGCGGGCCGATTTTCTGGACGCTATCGCTTCCGAAATTGAATCGCTCGGCAATCTGCTCATTGAACGGGCCGTCTTGGAAAGCGGATTACCGGAGGGCCGCCTAACGGGCGAACGTGGCCGTACTGCGGGCCAGTTGCGTATGTTTGCCAGTCTGCTCCGCGAGGGTTCGTGGGTAGATGCCCGTATCAACCCAGCGCTTCCTAACCGTCAGCCCCTCCCCCGGCCCGATTTGCGACGGATGCTCATTCCACTCGGGCCGGTTGTGGTGTTTGGTGCCAGCAATTTCCCACTGGCGTTCTCTGTGGCTGGTGGCGATACGGCTTCGGCACTGGCAGCAGGCTGTCCGGTTGTTTTCAAAGCTCACCCATCGCACCCCGGCACATCGTCATTAGTCGGTCAGGCAATCACGACGGCAGCGCAGAAAACAGGAATGCCTGATGGCGTATTCTCATTAGTACATGCCGACAACTCGGTAGCTCAGGAACTGGTAGCGCATCCGTCCATAAAAGCCGTCGGTTTTACCGGATCGCGGGCGGGTGGTCTGGCTATTCAGCGAATAGCGCAGGAGCGGCCTGAGCCAATTCCGGTTTATGCCGAAATGAGTGCCGTTAATCCGCTTGTTGTACTGCCCGGAGCCATTCAGGAAAACGCCGTAAAAGTAGCCGAAGGGCTGGCTGCATCAATAACGCTGGGGGTTGGTCAGTTCTGTACGAATCCGGGATTGGTCTTTCTGCTGGATTCGCCACAAACGGAGCTTTTTCTCGAAACCGTAGCCGAAAAAATACGGGCTTCGTCGCCTGCTACCATGCTCAACGCAGGCATCTGTCATAACTACCAGAAAGGTGTGCAGCAGAATCGGGTGGTTCCTGGTGTGCACGTACTGGCCGAATCGGATATTGATGCTGAGAGTATCCGCACCGAAGGGCGCCCAACGGTTCTGACAACCACTGCTCCTCAGTTTCTGAGCACACCCACTCTGAGCGACGAGATTTTTGGCCCTACCTCACTCATCACGGTCTGTGCAACCGAAGCCGAACTCGCCGACTGCCTGAATACCCTCGAAGGGCAGTTGACAGCCACTTTATATGCCACACCAGCGGAGTTAACCGAATCTGCTGTCGATTGGGTGTCGTTGTTGCAAAGCAAAGCCGGTCGTGTACTTTTCGGAGGGTATCCAACAGGCGTTGAAGTTTGCGAAGCCATGACCCACGGTGGCCCCTATCCGGCTACAACCGACGGAGGCCGAAGCACGTCTGTCGGCACGGGGGCTATCCTACGGTTCGTTCGTCCGTTTACCTACCAGAGTTTCCCCGACCAATTACTGCCCTTAGCGCTTCAGAATGACAATCCGTTAGGTATCTGGCGAAATGTAGATGGTAAGCTGACCAAATAA
- a CDS encoding amidohydrolase, with protein sequence MPPESVDPFIQFRRELHQFPEISGQEYATQQRIKSFVSSFCPAKITEVGKTGLLLQYGEDSSGPTTLIRADMDALPIQEINEFGYKSRNGGVSHKCGHDGHTATLTRLASLLHKKPPATGVVYLLFQPAEETGAGAEAVLNDPAFASVHPDRVYALHNLPGYPQGAIVCKPGNFTAAVKSLIVRFFGKVSHSAEPENGINPAYLMAEFILKSRDFEHNDPDSEAFALITPVYTTLGEQSYGISAGYGEVHLTLRTRNNDRMEALTHLLLTTLSNLSAGSGITLETAYTEAFFANQNDTKAYEAVKNCAEQLGYAFVEKQEPFKWGEDFGLFTQQYKGAMFGIGAGQDTPALHNADYDFNDHLIEPGAQLFAALIDQYHT encoded by the coding sequence ATGCCGCCAGAATCAGTCGATCCGTTCATTCAGTTCAGACGAGAGCTTCACCAGTTTCCGGAGATTTCAGGTCAGGAGTATGCTACCCAACAGCGAATAAAATCATTCGTCAGCTCGTTTTGCCCGGCAAAAATTACTGAAGTTGGAAAGACGGGACTCCTGCTCCAATATGGTGAAGATTCGTCGGGGCCAACCACACTGATCCGGGCCGATATGGATGCGTTACCGATTCAGGAAATCAACGAATTTGGCTATAAATCCAGAAACGGTGGCGTTTCGCACAAATGCGGCCACGATGGTCATACCGCTACACTGACCCGGCTGGCCTCATTGCTTCATAAAAAGCCACCCGCCACCGGAGTTGTTTACCTGCTTTTTCAACCAGCCGAAGAAACTGGTGCAGGAGCCGAAGCGGTACTGAACGACCCGGCCTTTGCGTCTGTACACCCCGACCGTGTGTATGCGCTGCACAATCTGCCGGGCTATCCGCAAGGCGCTATTGTTTGCAAACCGGGCAATTTTACCGCAGCCGTAAAAAGCCTGATCGTCCGGTTCTTCGGAAAAGTATCGCACTCAGCCGAACCCGAGAATGGTATCAACCCGGCCTATCTGATGGCAGAATTTATCCTAAAAAGCAGGGATTTTGAGCACAACGATCCTGATTCGGAAGCCTTTGCGCTGATAACGCCTGTCTATACCACTCTGGGTGAACAATCGTATGGCATTTCGGCAGGCTATGGCGAAGTCCATCTGACATTGCGCACCCGGAATAACGATCGGATGGAAGCGTTGACCCACCTGCTGCTAACTACCTTATCGAACCTTTCGGCAGGCTCAGGCATTACACTAGAAACAGCCTATACGGAAGCTTTTTTTGCCAACCAGAACGACACAAAAGCGTATGAAGCGGTAAAGAACTGCGCCGAACAATTAGGGTATGCCTTTGTTGAAAAACAGGAACCCTTCAAATGGGGCGAAGACTTCGGTTTGTTTACTCAGCAATACAAAGGTGCCATGTTTGGCATTGGCGCTGGCCAAGACACGCCAGCGCTTCATAATGCCGATTACGATTTCAATGACCACTTGATTGAACCCGGCGCTCAGTTATTTGCAGCACTTATTGACCAATATCACACCTAA
- a CDS encoding sugar phosphate isomerase/epimerase family protein, translating into MSTTRRSFLKQAAGSLAGLSLMPAAFAEVTKKKMFFDISLAEWSLHKALFSKKITNLDFPGIARKEFDISIVEYVNQFFKDKAQDKTYLNDLLTRCKDNGITNHLIMIDGEGNLGATDAAERNKAVDNHHRWVECAKYLGCKTIRVNAAGKGTADEVAHAAIEGLSKLGEFAKTMNINVIVENHGGYSSEGKWLAGVMKQVNMKNVGTLPDFGNFCLKRGEGHTCVEEYDRYLGTQELMPFAKGVSAKTYNFDDSGNCIETDYNRIMKIVKDSGFRGIAGIEYEGDKLDEYDGIRKTKALLERVGALV; encoded by the coding sequence ATGAGCACGACTCGTCGTTCATTTTTAAAGCAGGCCGCCGGTTCGCTGGCAGGCCTGTCTCTGATGCCAGCCGCCTTTGCCGAAGTTACCAAGAAAAAAATGTTCTTCGATATTTCGCTGGCAGAATGGTCGCTCCATAAAGCCCTTTTTTCGAAGAAAATTACGAATCTCGACTTTCCTGGTATTGCCCGCAAAGAGTTCGACATTAGCATCGTTGAATATGTAAATCAGTTTTTCAAGGACAAGGCGCAGGATAAAACCTACCTGAACGATTTACTGACCCGGTGCAAAGACAACGGCATCACGAACCACCTCATCATGATCGATGGCGAGGGGAATCTGGGAGCTACCGATGCCGCCGAACGCAATAAGGCCGTCGACAATCACCACCGCTGGGTGGAGTGCGCCAAATACCTGGGTTGCAAAACCATCCGGGTTAATGCGGCCGGAAAAGGCACCGCCGACGAAGTAGCCCATGCTGCCATTGAAGGGCTAAGCAAACTGGGCGAATTTGCCAAAACAATGAACATCAACGTAATTGTTGAAAATCACGGAGGTTATTCGTCGGAAGGGAAATGGTTAGCGGGTGTGATGAAGCAGGTAAACATGAAAAACGTTGGTACTCTGCCCGACTTTGGTAATTTCTGTCTGAAACGGGGCGAAGGCCATACCTGTGTGGAAGAGTATGACCGCTATTTGGGCACGCAGGAACTAATGCCATTTGCTAAGGGCGTATCGGCCAAAACCTATAATTTCGACGATAGTGGTAACTGTATAGAAACCGACTATAACCGCATTATGAAAATCGTAAAAGACAGCGGTTTCAGAGGTATTGCCGGCATCGAATACGAAGGCGACAAGCTCGATGAATATGACGGCATTCGCAAAACGAAAGCCCTGCTTGAACGTGTTGGCGCTCTCGTTTAG
- a CDS encoding pyridoxal-phosphate dependent enzyme, whose translation MISLETIGEAHDRIRPYVHHTAVMTNKTINERIGADLFFKCENFQKIGAFKARGGLNAVLQVVGNGEGTAVTTHSSGNHAQAVAFAARQVGIPAYIVMPRTAPQVKKEAVLGYGAEVIECEPTLEAREAGVLEVIKRTGAVLVHPFDNDRVIAGQATATKELIEDFGQDKPFATILAPVGGGGLLSGTALAAHYLSPTTRIIAGEPEGAADAILSFLSGRVEKAPYIKTIADGLMTSLSERTLAIIRTHVSEILTVSDPEISAAMRLVWERMKIVIEPSSAVPLAAVIKHKEQFAGQKVGIILTGGNVDLGKLPF comes from the coding sequence ATGATCTCCCTCGAAACCATTGGCGAAGCCCACGATCGCATCCGCCCCTATGTTCACCATACTGCGGTGATGACCAATAAAACCATCAATGAACGTATCGGAGCCGACTTGTTTTTTAAGTGCGAAAACTTCCAGAAGATTGGGGCTTTTAAAGCCCGAGGGGGCCTAAATGCCGTATTGCAGGTTGTCGGAAATGGAGAAGGAACTGCCGTAACAACTCATTCGTCGGGCAACCATGCGCAGGCTGTTGCCTTTGCTGCCCGGCAGGTAGGAATACCAGCCTACATTGTGATGCCACGTACGGCCCCTCAGGTGAAGAAAGAAGCCGTGCTGGGCTATGGTGCTGAAGTGATCGAATGTGAGCCTACGCTCGAAGCCCGGGAAGCAGGTGTGCTGGAGGTAATCAAACGAACGGGGGCGGTTTTGGTCCATCCGTTCGACAACGACCGGGTCATTGCTGGGCAGGCTACCGCAACCAAAGAACTGATCGAAGATTTTGGACAAGACAAGCCGTTCGCTACCATTCTGGCACCGGTAGGTGGTGGTGGTTTGTTGAGCGGCACAGCACTGGCGGCTCATTATCTGTCGCCCACCACACGCATCATTGCCGGAGAGCCAGAAGGCGCTGCCGATGCCATATTGTCGTTTCTGAGTGGTCGGGTAGAAAAGGCACCTTACATCAAAACCATTGCCGACGGCCTGATGACCAGCCTGAGCGAACGGACGCTGGCCATTATTCGGACGCATGTTTCCGAGATCCTGACGGTTTCTGATCCTGAAATTAGTGCAGCCATGCGACTGGTATGGGAACGAATGAAAATTGTTATTGAGCCATCGAGTGCCGTACCACTGGCAGCAGTGATAAAGCATAAAGAGCAGTTTGCCGGTCAGAAAGTGGGTATTATTCTAACTGGAGGGAATGTTGATTTAGGGAAATTACCGTTTTAG
- a CDS encoding GNAT family N-acetyltransferase yields MIDIRLITPEQTYPLRHRVLWPDKPLDFVKVDNDEDGYHYGAFLDEVLVAVISLFVDGETARFRKFATSPAYQRNGIGTQLLTHVIAEAKQLGATTLWCDARLDAADFYRRFGMKPVSEVFYKGPIPYARFSLSL; encoded by the coding sequence ATGATCGACATTCGACTTATTACTCCTGAACAGACCTATCCGCTCCGCCATCGTGTGTTGTGGCCCGATAAGCCGCTCGACTTCGTGAAAGTCGATAATGATGAGGATGGGTATCATTACGGGGCATTTCTGGACGAAGTGCTGGTGGCCGTTATCTCACTTTTTGTTGATGGAGAAACCGCCCGTTTTCGCAAATTTGCTACTAGCCCCGCCTACCAGCGAAACGGGATTGGTACTCAGCTACTAACCCATGTTATTGCCGAAGCCAAACAGTTAGGGGCTACTACTCTCTGGTGCGATGCCCGTTTAGACGCGGCCGATTTTTATCGCCGTTTCGGCATGAAACCCGTAAGCGAGGTCTTCTATAAAGGTCCGATTCCATACGCCCGCTTTTCGCTATCGCTTTAA
- a CDS encoding sorbosone dehydrogenase family protein — MKTQTLIVTAAFMAVVAACGQKKESNTSTTEVAMTDTTIALPPPYATKSAIKFSNVIGWPAGKTPQAPAGFVVTDYAHDLESPRCIYVAPNGDVFVSEANTERKGVKQTVKNVVTGQNKSERTGESANRITILRDANKDGKPELREVFLSGLNQPFGMLILNGKFYVANTDALWEYPYQTGQTKMTAQGKKILSLPAGGYNNHWTRNLLASPDGKKIYVSVGSGSNVGEHGPENEVRRANILEINPDGSGERVYASGLRNPVGMDWQPETKKLYTSVNERDELGDELVPDYLTSVKEGAFYGWPYSYYGQHEDPRRKGERPDLVKKAIVPDVPLGAHTASLGLAFYDKSAFPEKYHNGAFIGQHGSWNRSTLAGYKVVFVPFTDGKPGEPEDFLTGFIANGTDKDVYGRPVEVAVTPDGALLVADDAAGRVWRVAASK; from the coding sequence ATGAAAACACAAACTTTGATTGTAACGGCGGCTTTTATGGCCGTTGTAGCGGCCTGTGGCCAGAAAAAAGAAAGCAATACATCGACTACCGAAGTAGCGATGACCGACACAACCATTGCTTTACCTCCGCCCTATGCCACAAAATCGGCTATTAAATTCAGCAACGTGATCGGCTGGCCCGCCGGTAAAACCCCACAGGCACCAGCCGGATTTGTGGTAACCGACTATGCCCATGATCTGGAAAGTCCACGCTGTATTTATGTTGCCCCCAACGGCGATGTTTTTGTTTCGGAAGCGAATACTGAACGAAAAGGTGTAAAGCAGACCGTTAAAAATGTCGTTACGGGGCAGAATAAATCCGAACGAACAGGCGAAAGCGCTAACCGGATTACAATACTGCGCGATGCCAACAAAGACGGCAAACCAGAGCTCCGCGAGGTGTTTCTATCGGGACTTAACCAGCCCTTTGGCATGCTCATCCTGAATGGTAAGTTTTACGTAGCCAACACCGATGCGCTCTGGGAATACCCTTACCAGACTGGGCAGACCAAAATGACGGCTCAGGGAAAGAAAATTCTGAGCCTACCGGCAGGTGGCTACAATAACCACTGGACCCGTAATTTGCTGGCTAGCCCCGATGGTAAAAAAATCTATGTGTCGGTGGGGTCGGGGAGTAATGTAGGCGAGCACGGTCCAGAAAATGAAGTTCGGCGGGCCAATATTCTGGAGATTAATCCCGATGGTTCGGGCGAACGGGTTTATGCCAGTGGTTTGCGGAATCCCGTTGGAATGGATTGGCAGCCAGAAACCAAAAAGCTATATACGTCCGTTAACGAGCGCGACGAACTGGGCGACGAGCTGGTACCTGATTACCTCACGAGCGTAAAAGAAGGCGCTTTTTACGGCTGGCCTTATTCCTACTACGGGCAACATGAAGATCCTCGACGGAAAGGTGAGCGCCCGGATTTAGTCAAAAAAGCAATTGTTCCCGATGTGCCCCTTGGGGCTCACACAGCGTCGCTCGGCCTGGCTTTCTACGATAAATCGGCGTTTCCCGAAAAATACCATAATGGTGCGTTTATTGGGCAGCATGGTTCCTGGAACAGATCAACCTTGGCTGGTTACAAGGTTGTTTTTGTTCCCTTTACGGATGGAAAGCCCGGTGAACCAGAAGACTTTCTGACGGGGTTTATTGCCAACGGAACCGATAAAGACGTCTATGGCCGACCGGTTGAAGTGGCCGTAACGCCCGACGGAGCTCTGCTGGTTGCCGATGATGCCGCCGGTCGTGTCTGGCGTGTAGCCGCCAGCAAGTAA
- a CDS encoding sigma-70 family RNA polymerase sigma factor, with translation MFFKKSSSFAEHDLISVIQACRAKDPRAQRTLFKQFFGYAKSICLRYTNSREEAEDVLNEGFLKVFQNLDRFDETQPFKAWLRTILVNTAISHYRRNHQLDQQTNLESGEQIAVDEDVVDQIAAEEILALVQQLTPTYRTVFMMHVVDGYSLHEIAGILSHNEATVRSNYARARQKLQQMIRQAYPFHAKTGPAAPLPYHEN, from the coding sequence TTGTTTTTCAAGAAATCGTCCTCGTTTGCCGAACATGACCTAATTAGTGTCATTCAGGCCTGCCGTGCCAAAGATCCCCGGGCGCAACGAACGCTGTTTAAGCAGTTTTTTGGGTATGCCAAGAGTATTTGCCTACGCTATACAAACAGCCGGGAAGAAGCCGAAGATGTATTGAATGAGGGATTCCTGAAGGTTTTCCAGAATCTGGATCGTTTTGACGAAACCCAGCCCTTTAAAGCCTGGCTTCGAACGATTTTGGTTAATACGGCCATTAGCCATTATCGGCGCAATCATCAGCTCGACCAACAAACTAATCTTGAATCGGGGGAACAGATAGCTGTAGATGAAGATGTTGTCGACCAGATTGCGGCCGAAGAAATTCTGGCACTAGTTCAACAGCTAACACCAACCTACCGAACGGTGTTTATGATGCACGTTGTTGATGGATATAGCCTCCACGAAATTGCAGGCATTCTATCGCACAACGAAGCTACGGTTCGCTCTAATTATGCACGCGCCCGTCAGAAACTTCAGCAGATGATTCGACAGGCGTATCCATTCCATGCTAAGACTGGCCCTGCGGCCCCATTGCCCTATCATGAAAACTGA
- a CDS encoding SGNH/GDSL hydrolase family protein, whose translation MKILIIGDRHVGGYGLTAGQPSFVGHFIRQISQNGRSVEVEAYAHSTLSAIQSTLEKLPLERYDLIVVQTGQGCADLPAGLGAVVAANSGSIPDLTGDLLLPEPLPTISGPNRRKPWTQIRQWGKLQLMKALASIGRLPGLNSVGRELDKLLILLRPHRHKVVLLSPFPHQESGIQWLRQEEKSLLMRSEVRQLFSVFDSDSVVYPREEYFLENSPSYLNAIGHELIGLALFDFYVAAPTIVSIRPIRRN comes from the coding sequence ATGAAGATATTGATAATTGGCGATCGGCATGTAGGCGGATATGGCCTTACTGCCGGACAACCCAGCTTTGTGGGGCACTTTATTCGGCAAATCAGCCAGAACGGGCGGTCGGTTGAGGTAGAAGCGTATGCTCATTCTACTCTATCGGCCATACAGTCGACGCTAGAAAAATTGCCGTTAGAACGATACGATTTGATTGTCGTCCAGACCGGTCAGGGATGTGCTGATCTTCCGGCTGGTTTAGGAGCTGTAGTTGCTGCTAATTCGGGATCAATACCCGATTTGACGGGTGATTTATTGTTGCCCGAACCGCTTCCGACGATTTCCGGGCCAAATCGTCGGAAGCCCTGGACACAAATTCGGCAATGGGGAAAGCTTCAGCTAATGAAAGCATTGGCATCTATTGGTCGACTGCCTGGTTTGAATTCAGTTGGGCGCGAATTAGATAAACTGCTGATTCTGCTGAGACCACATCGGCATAAAGTTGTTCTGCTTAGTCCATTTCCGCATCAGGAGTCTGGTATTCAGTGGCTTCGGCAGGAAGAAAAATCGCTCCTGATGCGCTCGGAAGTAAGGCAATTATTTAGTGTGTTCGATTCGGATTCTGTGGTTTATCCTCGTGAAGAGTATTTTCTGGAGAATAGCCCCAGCTATCTGAATGCTATTGGGCATGAATTAATTGGGTTGGCACTTTTTGATTTTTATGTAGCAGCCCCAACCATTGTTTCCATTCGTCCGATTCGTCGGAATTAA